The proteins below come from a single Serratia fonticola genomic window:
- a CDS encoding AzlC family ABC transporter permease: MTYQSTLTEPPTLRLRPALQGAVAILPLCLAVLPWGILAGSMAIQSGLTAAEGLGMSAIVFAGASQLVAMGMIKTGAGMLAILISTFFVTAQHFLYGLRLRECIAPLPLRWRVALAFLLTDELFALTGDHGPARFNRWYALGAGLAFYLSWFFATLLGVVAASSIDLDRYGLDFSIAATFIAIIVPLVRNLPVLACVLTSLVLSIGLHHYQVPGALIITTVVAMLVGLLCSRGKE; encoded by the coding sequence ATGACTTACCAATCAACACTCACGGAGCCGCCAACGTTGCGCCTGCGCCCGGCCTTGCAAGGTGCGGTGGCGATCCTGCCGCTGTGCCTGGCGGTATTGCCCTGGGGGATCCTGGCAGGTTCAATGGCGATCCAGAGTGGCCTGACGGCGGCAGAGGGGCTGGGGATGTCGGCGATTGTTTTTGCCGGGGCCTCCCAACTGGTGGCGATGGGGATGATCAAGACCGGTGCCGGTATGCTGGCGATCCTGATCTCCACTTTTTTTGTCACCGCCCAGCACTTCCTCTACGGCCTGCGCCTGCGGGAATGTATTGCTCCGTTACCGTTGAGATGGCGTGTCGCACTGGCGTTTTTGCTGACCGATGAGCTGTTTGCCCTGACCGGCGATCATGGCCCGGCACGCTTTAACCGTTGGTATGCATTGGGGGCTGGGCTGGCGTTTTATTTGAGCTGGTTCTTTGCCACTTTGCTCGGCGTAGTGGCGGCCAGCAGCATCGATCTGGATCGCTACGGGCTTGATTTCTCGATCGCCGCGACCTTTATCGCCATCATTGTGCCGCTGGTACGTAATCTGCCGGTGCTGGCCTGCGTTTTGACATCCTTGGTGCTGTCGATTGGTTTGCACCATTATCAGGTGCCTGGGGCATTGATTATTACCACCGTGGTGGCGATGCTGGTTGGGCTGCTGTGCAGTAGGGGGAAAGAATGA
- a CDS encoding AzlD domain-containing protein: MIWLTIVLMGVIVFFNRYCFLAPGLPVRLSQRMRTLLSFSVPAVLTAICGPIIAFNGDEWRALPENPYLWGAVFAIVLAVFLRNTLAVVVLSMLMFILLRTLL, encoded by the coding sequence ATGATCTGGCTGACCATTGTGTTGATGGGCGTGATCGTCTTCTTCAACCGCTACTGTTTCCTGGCACCTGGCCTGCCGGTGCGCTTATCGCAACGGATGAGGACACTGTTGAGCTTCTCGGTACCTGCAGTACTGACCGCCATCTGCGGACCAATCATCGCTTTCAACGGGGATGAGTGGCGTGCACTGCCCGAAAACCCTTATCTATGGGGAGCCGTGTTCGCCATTGTTCTGGCCGTTTTCCTGCGTAATACGCTGGCGGTCGTGGTGTTGAGTATGCTGATGTTTATTCTGCTACGTACACTGCTGTAA
- a CDS encoding GNAT family N-acetyltransferase — protein MPIDSQFEFHTALPYSSMQLAQILSHCFENYIVPFVIDGETFSSRFAAEDLSLNHSIVVTHQQHPVALALIARRGQHSRVAALSIRPEMRGRGLGRTLMQRIITDARTRGDRQLSLEVIAGNQAALALYQQAGLAITRTLLGFHAPLATPEPSATLQPIDPLALAQQMTADGQHGLPWLIAPESLYKLPGTPRAFTLDQQAFALVMPGAQQCHLRMIYVPPALRGQGQARRLLQALQAQFAPLALSANVFVPDDIAPFFQHLGWREDPLRQFEMTMAM, from the coding sequence ATGCCTATCGATAGTCAGTTCGAGTTTCACACCGCTTTGCCCTACAGCAGTATGCAGTTGGCGCAAATACTCAGCCACTGTTTTGAGAACTACATTGTTCCCTTTGTGATCGACGGCGAAACCTTTAGCAGCCGCTTTGCCGCCGAAGACCTCAGCCTGAATCACAGCATTGTCGTCACCCACCAGCAGCACCCGGTGGCTCTGGCCCTGATCGCGCGCCGGGGCCAACATAGCCGTGTAGCGGCCTTGTCTATCCGCCCGGAAATGCGTGGCAGAGGGTTAGGCAGGACGTTGATGCAACGCATTATCACGGATGCCCGTACGCGAGGCGATCGCCAGCTTTCGCTGGAAGTGATCGCCGGTAATCAAGCGGCACTGGCGCTGTATCAACAGGCTGGCTTGGCCATCACCCGTACGCTATTGGGATTTCACGCCCCCTTGGCAACCCCGGAACCCTCGGCAACCTTGCAACCGATCGACCCGTTGGCACTTGCCCAGCAAATGACCGCCGACGGCCAGCATGGCTTGCCGTGGCTGATCGCCCCAGAGTCACTGTACAAGCTGCCCGGTACCCCACGCGCCTTCACTCTGGACCAGCAGGCTTTTGCTTTGGTGATGCCGGGCGCACAACAGTGCCATCTGCGCATGATTTATGTGCCACCAGCGCTACGCGGCCAAGGCCAGGCGCGCCGTCTGTTGCAAGCGCTGCAAGCACAGTTTGCCCCACTGGCGCTGTCGGCCAATGTGTTTGTCCCAGACGACATCGCTCCCTTCTTCCAGCACCTTGGCTGGCGCGAAGATCCGTTGCGTCAGTTTGAAATGACAATGGCAATGTGA
- the ompC gene encoding porin OmpC: protein MKPNLLAVIAALFIAQTAQAAEIYNKDGNKLDFYGRVKALHYFSDDTSNDGDKTYVRIGFKGATQINDMLTGYGQWEYQIAANHSESDGTKDTKTRLGFAGLKVKNFGSFDYGRNYGVIYDVAAWTDMLPEFGDDTYIKTDNFMTGRANGVATYRNNDFFGLVDGLKFALQYQGKNENDARANSKANGDGFGLSSSYEIIDGVSVTAAYASSNRTTGQKQSSYGKGDKADVWATGLKYDANSVYLAATYAETHNLTPISGTATINNAATSVSGFANKTQNVEVVAQYQFDFGLRPSLAYVQSKAKDIENIGDTDLVKYIDVGAYYYFNKNMSTYVDYKINQLDDNNKLGLKTDDVIAVALTYQF from the coding sequence ATGAAACCTAATCTTCTTGCCGTTATTGCGGCACTTTTCATTGCCCAGACTGCACAGGCAGCAGAGATCTACAATAAAGATGGCAACAAGCTTGATTTTTATGGCCGGGTAAAAGCACTGCACTATTTCTCTGACGATACCAGCAATGATGGTGATAAAACCTACGTACGTATCGGCTTTAAAGGGGCAACCCAGATTAACGATATGCTGACCGGCTATGGCCAGTGGGAATATCAGATCGCCGCCAACCATAGCGAATCGGATGGCACTAAAGACACTAAAACCCGTCTTGGTTTTGCTGGCTTGAAAGTGAAAAACTTTGGTTCATTCGACTATGGCCGTAACTACGGCGTTATTTACGACGTTGCCGCCTGGACGGATATGCTGCCGGAATTTGGCGATGATACCTATATCAAAACCGACAACTTTATGACCGGGCGCGCCAACGGCGTGGCTACCTACCGTAACAACGACTTCTTCGGCCTGGTCGACGGCCTGAAGTTCGCGTTGCAGTATCAGGGCAAGAACGAAAACGATGCCCGCGCTAACAGCAAAGCTAACGGCGACGGCTTCGGTCTGTCTTCCAGCTACGAGATCATCGATGGCGTCAGCGTTACCGCTGCCTATGCCTCTTCTAACCGGACTACCGGCCAGAAACAGAGCAGCTATGGCAAGGGCGATAAAGCCGACGTGTGGGCAACCGGCCTGAAATACGACGCCAACAGCGTGTATCTGGCCGCTACCTATGCAGAAACTCATAACCTGACGCCAATTTCCGGCACTGCGACCATTAATAATGCCGCGACCTCCGTAAGCGGGTTTGCCAATAAAACCCAGAACGTGGAAGTGGTTGCGCAATATCAGTTCGACTTTGGCCTACGCCCGTCACTGGCTTATGTCCAGTCCAAGGCTAAAGACATTGAAAATATCGGTGACACCGACCTGGTGAAATATATTGATGTGGGTGCTTACTATTACTTCAATAAAAACATGTCCACCTATGTGGATTATAAAATCAACCAACTCGATGACAACAACAAGCTAGGTCTGAAAACCGACGACGTGATTGCCGTGGCTCTGACCTATCAGTTCTGA
- the dinG gene encoding ATP-dependent DNA helicase DinG, producing the protein MALSPAVKDQIGQWYKALQQQIPDFISRAPQRQMIAEVAKTLAGDYPRHLAIEAPTGVGKTLSYLIPGIAVGRAESKPLVVSTANVALQDQIYSKDLPLLKKIIPDLKFTGAFGRGRYVCPRNLAAMSTDVVEQGDLMLYLDEDELAPSSGEEQALCQKLAKALARHEWDGLRDHYQLSIDDPLWGKLSTDKANCLGRNCHYIRECPFYIARKEIETADVVVANHALVMAALETESVLPNPKELLLVLDEGHHLPEVARDALEIDGEITALSTNLQLDMIVRQVEQCMTQYRPKNPPGLANSERLKNHCEELRELIQIFEHQANAYLPPDSGNAEYRFEMGELPAEMVEICARLFKLTDGLRGLAEFILNDLTEQTGKHDIVRLHRTIIQMSRTLGYLEAMSKLWRLAAMDKSSNAPISKWIARELRDNVTHLYLHCVGIRVSDQLEKLLWRKVPHVVITSATLRSLNSFSRLQEMSGLSEKAGDRFETLSSPFNHVEQGKIVIPKMRFEPAMANEAEHLEEMARFFRGEQASGQHKGMLILFSSHRAMQTFLSYVTDLRLMLLVQGDQPRYRLVEEHRKRVEKGTASVLVGLQSFAEGLDLKGELLTQVHIHKIAFPPIDSPVILTEGEWLKSLNRYPFEVQSLPSASFNLIQQVGRLIRSNECHGEIVIYDRRLLTKSYGSRLLAALPVFPIEQREVPEADKAHKAALKSAAEATKKEKKRKNPFARRRTR; encoded by the coding sequence ATGGCGCTTTCCCCCGCAGTTAAAGATCAGATCGGCCAGTGGTACAAAGCCCTGCAGCAGCAAATACCGGATTTTATTTCGCGTGCCCCTCAGCGGCAGATGATTGCCGAAGTGGCGAAGACCCTGGCCGGAGATTACCCACGCCATCTGGCGATCGAAGCGCCAACCGGCGTGGGTAAAACGCTCTCGTACCTGATACCGGGTATTGCCGTTGGCCGTGCCGAAAGCAAACCGCTGGTGGTCAGTACCGCCAACGTGGCGCTGCAGGATCAGATCTACAGCAAAGATTTACCGCTGTTGAAAAAGATCATTCCCGATCTGAAATTCACCGGCGCGTTTGGCCGTGGGCGCTATGTTTGCCCGCGCAATCTGGCGGCGATGAGCACCGACGTGGTCGAGCAGGGCGATCTGATGCTGTACCTGGACGAAGACGAGCTGGCGCCATCTAGCGGTGAAGAGCAGGCGCTGTGCCAAAAGCTGGCGAAAGCCCTGGCGCGCCATGAATGGGATGGCCTGCGCGATCACTACCAGCTATCGATCGATGACCCCCTATGGGGCAAGCTGAGTACCGACAAGGCCAACTGCCTGGGGCGCAACTGCCACTATATTCGTGAATGCCCGTTCTACATCGCCCGCAAAGAAATTGAAACCGCCGACGTGGTGGTAGCCAACCACGCGTTGGTGATGGCGGCGCTGGAAACCGAGTCGGTATTGCCGAACCCAAAAGAGCTGCTGCTGGTGCTGGACGAAGGCCATCATTTGCCGGAGGTGGCACGGGATGCGCTGGAGATTGACGGTGAGATCACCGCGCTGTCAACCAACCTCCAGCTCGATATGATCGTGCGCCAGGTAGAACAGTGCATGACACAGTACCGGCCAAAGAACCCGCCGGGGTTGGCCAATAGCGAACGGCTAAAAAACCACTGCGAAGAATTGCGCGAGCTGATCCAGATTTTTGAGCACCAGGCCAATGCCTACCTGCCGCCAGATAGCGGTAACGCCGAATATCGCTTCGAAATGGGCGAACTGCCTGCGGAGATGGTTGAGATCTGCGCGCGTCTGTTCAAACTGACGGACGGCCTGCGCGGCCTGGCCGAATTTATTCTTAACGACCTCACCGAGCAGACCGGCAAGCACGACATTGTGCGGTTGCATCGTACCATCATCCAGATGAGCCGCACGCTGGGCTACCTTGAAGCGATGAGCAAACTGTGGCGGTTGGCGGCAATGGATAAATCCTCCAACGCGCCGATCTCCAAATGGATTGCGCGTGAGCTGCGCGATAACGTTACCCATCTTTATCTGCATTGCGTGGGCATCCGTGTCAGCGATCAGTTGGAAAAACTGCTGTGGCGCAAGGTGCCGCACGTGGTGATCACCTCGGCAACGTTACGCTCATTGAATAGCTTTTCACGGTTGCAAGAGATGAGCGGGCTGAGCGAAAAAGCGGGCGATCGCTTCGAAACGCTGTCTTCGCCGTTTAATCACGTCGAACAGGGTAAAATCGTCATTCCCAAAATGCGTTTTGAACCGGCGATGGCCAACGAGGCCGAGCATCTGGAAGAGATGGCGCGCTTTTTCCGTGGCGAGCAGGCCAGCGGCCAGCATAAGGGGATGCTGATCCTGTTCAGCAGCCACCGTGCGATGCAGACCTTCCTCAGCTATGTCACCGATCTGCGTCTGATGTTACTGGTGCAGGGCGATCAGCCGCGCTACCGGCTAGTGGAAGAACACCGTAAGCGGGTAGAGAAGGGCACTGCCAGCGTGTTGGTCGGGCTACAGTCATTTGCCGAAGGTTTGGATCTGAAAGGTGAACTGCTGACCCAGGTGCATATCCACAAGATAGCTTTCCCGCCGATCGACAGCCCGGTGATCCTCACCGAGGGCGAATGGCTTAAATCCCTCAATCGTTATCCGTTTGAGGTGCAGAGTTTGCCAAGCGCGTCGTTTAACCTGATCCAACAGGTGGGCCGCCTGATCCGAAGCAACGAGTGCCACGGTGAAATCGTGATTTATGACCGCCGCCTGTTGACCAAGAGCTATGGTTCACGCCTGTTGGCGGCGCTGCCGGTGTTCCCGATCGAACAGCGCGAGGTGCCGGAAGCGGACAAAGCCCATAAGGCGGCGTTAAAATCTGCGGCAGAGGCCACCAAGAAAGAGAAAAAGCGCAAAAATCCGTTTGCTCGCCGCCGTACCCGCTGA
- a CDS encoding helix-turn-helix transcriptional regulator, whose amino-acid sequence MPPRTLNRTRQELADFLRMKREKLSPQAVGLPSGTRRRTPGLRREEVAALAGVGLTWYTWLEQGREINASVEFLEDLARVLKLDATERYHLFLLAHQRPPVVAGHQWCQVTPLVRRLLDDLTLRPAYVMNLSWDIIAWNPAADRLFTIAERQPQQRNMLWMLFADPELNQRLMEWQEQAPQILASFRRDYARAPQDATMLQRIQALSNVSPQFRQLWQQHDIHGRCQGQRTFLVAGAGEVTFEHASFIVDEDNHLRLVMYSAQPDCPTSAAFEAML is encoded by the coding sequence ATGCCACCACGTACCCTTAACCGAACCCGCCAAGAGTTGGCAGATTTTCTGCGTATGAAGCGTGAAAAACTCTCTCCCCAGGCCGTTGGCCTGCCGAGCGGTACGCGGCGGCGTACGCCTGGGCTAAGACGTGAAGAGGTTGCCGCATTAGCTGGCGTGGGCCTGACCTGGTACACCTGGCTGGAACAGGGGCGGGAAATCAATGCTTCGGTGGAGTTTTTGGAGGATCTGGCACGGGTTCTGAAGCTGGATGCGACCGAACGCTATCATCTGTTTTTACTGGCGCATCAGCGGCCCCCGGTGGTAGCAGGCCATCAATGGTGCCAGGTTACCCCCTTAGTACGCCGCTTGCTGGACGATCTCACCCTGCGCCCGGCCTATGTGATGAACCTGAGTTGGGATATTATCGCCTGGAACCCGGCGGCAGACCGCCTGTTTACCATCGCTGAGCGTCAGCCACAGCAGCGCAATATGCTGTGGATGCTGTTTGCCGATCCCGAACTCAATCAGCGGTTGATGGAATGGCAGGAGCAAGCCCCGCAAATCCTGGCCAGCTTTCGACGTGATTACGCCCGCGCCCCGCAAGATGCCACCATGTTGCAACGCATTCAGGCTCTGAGCAATGTGTCACCCCAATTTCGCCAACTGTGGCAGCAGCACGATATTCATGGCCGCTGCCAGGGGCAACGCACTTTCCTGGTTGCAGGGGCAGGCGAAGTCACGTTTGAACACGCCTCGTTTATTGTCGATGAAGACAACCACCTGCGGCTGGTCATGTACAGCGCACAACCTGATTGCCCCACCAGTGCCGCGTTTGAAGCAATGCTGTAA
- a CDS encoding MFS transporter, whose amino-acid sequence MEQSFSNSKAGLPGLPVLLLGGFVTMFDLFVVNVAVPVIQQQFNASFAGVGLIIAGYELAFGILLIAGGRLGDRFGRRRMFSYGMLAFALTSTLCGLAGSLWVLIVARFLQGAAAALLFPQIYALLRVLYGEEQRRRAFARLGMTLGLAAICGQVLGGFIIEANILGSSWRMIFLINLPIGVLAVMAARRIPESRLAQAQRLDAKGLQLAAGGLLLLLFPLLEGPSRHWPWWTVPMMVLAVALLAWFVRWERQLARHSGDAVLDPALFRQGHFARGTAIVLAIYSTASSFFLCFALLLQAGIGLTPFQAGCLFAPASAAFMLASFLAPGWVQRWGNIVLAGGVVVYASGLVLLMVEVLWGRAFSHPLQLLPGLMILGFGQALSMTPLLNWVLGLAKEHQAGMAAGLVSTVQQVGGALGIAASGMFFVPLLAGGAEPQHYARAFAGAMGYNLLAMLVALVLLLYTHRQLGRGG is encoded by the coding sequence ATGGAACAGAGTTTTTCTAACAGCAAGGCTGGATTACCTGGGCTGCCGGTGTTGCTACTCGGTGGGTTCGTCACTATGTTCGATTTGTTTGTGGTTAACGTGGCGGTGCCGGTGATCCAGCAACAGTTCAACGCCAGCTTTGCCGGGGTTGGGTTGATTATCGCCGGTTATGAACTGGCTTTTGGCATCTTGCTGATTGCTGGCGGACGCTTGGGAGACCGCTTCGGCCGGCGGCGTATGTTCAGCTATGGCATGTTGGCTTTTGCGCTGACCTCGACGCTTTGCGGTCTGGCGGGTTCGCTGTGGGTGCTGATTGTTGCCCGCTTTTTGCAAGGCGCAGCGGCCGCGCTGCTGTTTCCACAAATTTATGCCTTATTGCGCGTGCTGTATGGTGAAGAGCAGCGGCGGCGAGCCTTTGCTCGTTTGGGGATGACGCTGGGGTTGGCGGCGATTTGTGGCCAGGTGTTAGGTGGTTTTATTATCGAGGCTAATATTCTGGGCAGCAGTTGGCGCATGATCTTTCTGATCAACCTGCCGATTGGCGTGCTGGCGGTGATGGCGGCGCGACGCATTCCTGAGTCCAGACTGGCGCAGGCCCAGCGGCTGGATGCTAAAGGCCTGCAGCTGGCCGCTGGCGGTTTGCTGCTGTTACTGTTCCCGTTACTGGAAGGCCCATCGCGCCACTGGCCTTGGTGGACTGTGCCGATGATGGTGCTGGCAGTGGCGCTATTAGCCTGGTTTGTCCGTTGGGAACGGCAACTTGCCCGTCATTCCGGTGATGCGGTGCTCGATCCGGCGCTATTTCGCCAAGGTCACTTTGCCCGTGGCACGGCAATTGTGCTGGCGATTTACTCCACCGCATCCTCATTCTTTCTTTGTTTTGCCCTGCTGTTACAGGCCGGAATAGGGCTGACGCCGTTCCAGGCGGGTTGCCTGTTCGCTCCGGCCAGCGCCGCCTTTATGCTGGCCTCCTTTTTGGCTCCGGGCTGGGTGCAACGCTGGGGGAATATTGTGTTGGCTGGCGGGGTGGTGGTCTACGCCAGTGGCTTGGTATTGTTGATGGTGGAGGTGCTATGGGGACGGGCGTTCAGCCATCCGTTACAACTTTTACCCGGCCTGATGATTTTGGGCTTTGGTCAGGCATTGAGTATGACGCCCTTGCTTAATTGGGTGCTTGGCCTGGCGAAGGAGCATCAGGCCGGTATGGCGGCAGGCTTGGTGTCAACGGTGCAGCAGGTAGGCGGTGCTCTGGGGATAGCGGCCAGCGGTATGTTCTTTGTTCCGCTGCTGGCCGGGGGCGCAGAGCCACAGCACTATGCCAGAGCCTTTGCTGGTGCTATGGGTTACAACCTGCTGGCGATGCTGGTTGCCTTGGTGTTGCTGCTCTACACCCACCGGCAGCTAGGCAGGGGCGGTTAA
- a CDS encoding DUF2207 domain-containing protein gives MAAISGWVVRVLWVLSLLMAGAAPATADDIAVGAAPVAEAPDREAAPSDPRWVRAYEHILSFDTQAHFNPDGSMEMRENIKVLSLGQEIRRGIFRTLPLTWNRQDGKIFSVDYHIKEVLRDGVAEPYSLDKSSKTLTVRIGSAEHILQPAIYNYQIRYQVSNHFSRFPEWDELYWNVTGNDWAYPITKASFQLELPDTSNYLDNEGRDTRLRTIDVYTGARGAKEHNARILPNGGVQTTQPLDQGEGLTVVYTWPRDILAGAAAPQASSPLVHLLLPTLATSALWIPVLLLAVYCLWWWQKNVTAIGLKMPPVVPLYAMPTTMSPGYLRFITQRKYDDVAFSSDLLDLVAKRGAAITLKASKSSGPWFSKFQSADEQWLSYQSDNNNQRLTTSDKQLLGLLFSGSRKNINLGLAYQRPMQNARKWLEKRSEDQREILFNKWGKPVRRAVYLMLLIPVICGALFNLGAAVITIPALIFLLLGISLLSLPLRFLFSPRKTWNTFGFIPLVISLIFGPLATFGGGAFLFGMLPLTQFPAGYIGALLVAILLCIAFGLMIPRYTQRGLNDLATAQGLKLYLGTAERNRYQALYPPDQLVAHFESLLPAALALGVGKTWANTFAEYLSKSGAMSEAFADADWQRVNRFSRSCTASSMATPSSSSSSGSSSSGSSSRGSGSSGGGSSGGGSGGGGGGGW, from the coding sequence ATGGCTGCAATATCTGGTTGGGTAGTACGCGTTTTATGGGTGTTATCGCTATTGATGGCAGGAGCCGCGCCGGCTACGGCTGATGATATCGCCGTTGGGGCAGCTCCCGTTGCAGAGGCCCCAGACAGAGAGGCGGCACCAAGTGATCCCCGTTGGGTGCGCGCCTATGAGCATATTCTCTCATTTGATACCCAGGCGCACTTTAACCCGGACGGCAGCATGGAGATGCGGGAAAACATCAAGGTGCTGTCTTTAGGGCAAGAGATACGCCGTGGGATTTTCCGCACTCTGCCGCTCACCTGGAACCGCCAGGACGGCAAGATTTTCAGCGTCGATTATCATATTAAAGAAGTGTTGCGCGACGGAGTCGCCGAACCCTATAGCCTGGATAAGTCTTCGAAAACGCTGACGGTGCGTATTGGCAGCGCTGAGCACATCCTGCAACCGGCGATCTATAACTACCAGATCCGCTATCAGGTCAGCAACCACTTCAGCCGCTTCCCCGAATGGGACGAGCTCTACTGGAACGTCACGGGTAACGATTGGGCCTACCCGATCACCAAAGCCAGCTTCCAACTGGAACTGCCAGACACCAGCAATTATCTGGATAACGAAGGCAGAGATACCCGGCTGCGCACTATTGATGTGTATACCGGAGCGCGGGGAGCGAAAGAGCACAACGCCAGAATACTTCCCAACGGTGGAGTGCAAACCACGCAACCGCTGGACCAAGGCGAAGGGCTAACCGTGGTCTACACCTGGCCACGAGATATTCTAGCCGGTGCCGCCGCCCCACAAGCTTCTTCACCGTTGGTACACCTGCTATTGCCCACTCTGGCAACCAGTGCACTCTGGATACCGGTGCTGCTGCTCGCAGTCTATTGTTTATGGTGGTGGCAAAAAAACGTGACCGCCATCGGCTTGAAGATGCCGCCGGTTGTGCCGCTGTATGCGATGCCTACCACCATGTCGCCAGGCTATCTGCGGTTTATTACCCAGCGTAAGTACGACGACGTGGCCTTCAGCAGCGATCTGTTGGATCTGGTCGCCAAACGCGGCGCGGCGATCACGCTCAAAGCGAGCAAATCCTCAGGCCCGTGGTTTTCCAAGTTTCAGTCGGCGGATGAACAATGGCTATCGTACCAATCGGATAACAATAACCAGCGGTTGACCACCAGCGATAAGCAGTTACTCGGCCTGCTGTTTAGCGGCAGCCGCAAAAATATCAACCTCGGCCTGGCCTATCAGCGGCCAATGCAAAATGCCCGTAAATGGTTGGAAAAGCGCAGTGAGGACCAGCGTGAGATATTATTCAACAAATGGGGTAAACCGGTGCGCCGCGCGGTTTATCTCATGCTGCTGATCCCGGTGATCTGCGGAGCGTTGTTTAATCTCGGCGCGGCAGTGATCACCATTCCTGCCCTGATATTCCTGCTGCTCGGGATCTCGCTACTCTCTTTACCGCTGAGATTTTTATTTAGCCCGAGAAAAACCTGGAATACTTTTGGCTTCATCCCTTTGGTTATTTCGCTGATATTTGGCCCGCTAGCTACCTTTGGCGGTGGCGCTTTCTTGTTTGGCATGTTGCCCCTGACTCAGTTTCCAGCCGGCTATATTGGCGCGCTGCTGGTCGCCATTCTGCTATGCATAGCTTTTGGCTTGATGATCCCGCGATACACCCAACGGGGGCTGAATGATTTGGCCACTGCGCAAGGGCTGAAACTGTACCTGGGCACGGCCGAGCGGAATCGCTATCAGGCGCTTTACCCACCCGATCAGTTGGTTGCCCACTTTGAGAGCTTGCTACCGGCTGCGCTAGCGCTCGGCGTGGGCAAGACTTGGGCCAACACCTTTGCCGAATATCTCAGTAAATCCGGAGCTATGTCGGAAGCCTTTGCCGACGCAGACTGGCAGCGCGTGAATCGCTTTAGCCGCTCCTGTACCGCATCGTCTATGGCTACACCCAGCAGCAGTTCAAGTTCCGGTTCAAGTTCATCAGGCTCCAGCTCTCGGGGTTCTGGATCGTCGGGTGGGGGCTCATCCGGTGGGGGTTCCGGCGGCGGAGGTGGTGGTGGCTGGTAA
- a CDS encoding LemA family protein yields MEIYIAVAAIAVVLIWAMMTYNRFISLRRFKDDAWSGIAVQLKRRHDLAPNLLTLVKRYALHEKELFETLSRQRRDLVSNTPQVAESEKEFSGALSRIFALAEAYPELKANENFLSLQQSLAEIEEQLQMARRYFNGTVRDFNILVESFPSLILARLFNFKADAFFELEDPEEAKVPRMD; encoded by the coding sequence ATGGAAATTTATATCGCTGTGGCCGCGATCGCCGTGGTGCTGATCTGGGCCATGATGACTTATAACCGCTTTATCTCACTGCGCCGTTTCAAAGACGACGCATGGAGCGGTATAGCGGTGCAGCTCAAACGCCGCCACGATCTGGCCCCCAACCTGTTAACCCTGGTAAAGCGCTACGCTCTGCATGAGAAAGAGCTGTTTGAAACACTCTCGCGCCAGCGCAGAGACCTGGTTAGCAACACCCCTCAGGTTGCCGAGAGTGAAAAAGAGTTTTCTGGTGCTTTGAGCCGCATTTTTGCGCTGGCAGAAGCCTACCCAGAGCTTAAAGCCAACGAGAACTTCCTCTCCCTGCAACAATCCCTGGCAGAGATCGAAGAGCAACTGCAAATGGCACGCCGCTATTTCAACGGTACGGTGCGCGATTTCAATATTCTGGTGGAGTCGTTCCCCAGTTTAATCCTGGCTCGCCTGTTTAATTTTAAAGCGGATGCGTTCTTCGAACTCGAAGATCCCGAAGAAGCTAAAGTGCCACGGATGGACTAG